The following are from one region of the Vanessa cardui chromosome 3, ilVanCard2.1, whole genome shotgun sequence genome:
- the LOC124543806 gene encoding polycomb protein Scm yields MSNNTVGSSGHAPGKIRGPGRPPKRTCTWCAESKTPLKYVLPTENGKKEFCSETCLSEFRQAYSKGACLNCDNVIRGNAPSSSKNFCSTYCLNKYQKKNEKRTTSPQSGNGANGTENHPNNNSAGSFYDIYQLFDWNEYMKETNSSAAPQDCFKQAPTPPVNDFKVNMKLEALDPRNLTSTCIATVVGVLGPRLRLRLDGSDNKNDFWRLVDAGDIHPIGYCEKNDGMLQPPLGFRMNASSWPMFLLKTLNGAEMAPAKVFQEEPPTPKSNVFVVGQKLEAVDKKNPQLICCATVGAVKNDQIHVTFDGWRGAFDYWCRYDSRDIFPVGWCARAGHPLQPPGQKSASAPSRFKFRTSGIPNPALPEGGSTGTGNTNGTNTVTPIANVVLRLRSSCTGGSSALPTSVTGVGASGAAENLVKELLNSHSDPQKLTRAILTASSSYSNITNVQVSSGSKSYSVKVPLELTTDELKNWLKLVCAGVGCCVGMIEIDTGEAAGRPCTLCGESTSNTVTSAAPVKRAKSESPTGSPVNGSGEASGGKMARVSPERPEPASSTTGAPPPPSPATAPADWSVEDVIGFIAAADQALAAHADLFRKHEIDGKALLLLNSDMMMKYMGLKLGPALKICNLVSKIKNRRHYST; encoded by the exons ATGTCAAACAATACTGTCGGCTCGTCGGGGCATGCTCCCGGCAAAATACGTGGACCTGGAAGACCGCCTAAACGTACATGTACTTGGTGTGCTGAGAGCAAAACTCCTTTAAAGTATGTTTTACCAACCGAAAATGGGAAAAAGGAATTCTGTTCCGAAACGTGTTTGTCAGAATTTAGACAGGCATATAGCAAAGGCGCTTGCCTTAATTGCGACAATGTTATTCGCGGTAATGCTCCTTCCAGTAGCAAAAACTTCTGCTCAacgtattgtttaaataaatatcaaaaaaagaaTGAAAAACGAACAACTTCTCCACAGTCTGGTAATGGAGCAAATGGTACTGAAAATCATCCCAATAATAATTCCGCGGGatcattttatgatatttaccAGTTGTTTGATTGGAATGAGTATATGAAAGAAACAAACAGCTCCGCAGCACCACAAGATTGTTTTAAGCAAGCTCCAACACCACCAGTGAATGATTTCAAAGTGAACATGAAACTGGAGGCCTTAGATCCTCGAAACCTAACTTCCACTTGTATAGCTACAGTTGTAGGTGTTTTAGGGCCGCGGTTGAGGTTAAGACTTGATGGAAGTGATAACAAAAATGATTTTTGGAGGCTTGTTGATGCTGGTGATATACATCCTATTGGTTACTGTGAAAAGAACGATGGTATGTTGCAGCCGCCTCTTGGTTTTCGTATGAATGCTAGTAGCTGGCCAATGTTCTTACTCAAGACGTTAAATGGTGCAGAAATGGCTCCAGCTAAAGTATTTCAAGAAGAACCACCGACTCCTAAATCAAATGTATTTGTTGTTGGTCAAAAATTAGAGgctgttgataaaaaaaatccccAACTTATTTGCTGTGCAACTGTTGGGGCAGTAAAAAATGACCAGATACATGTTACTTTTGATGGTTGGAGAGGTGCGTTCGATTACTGGTGTAGATATGATTCGAGAGATATTTTTCCTGTTGGGTGGTGTGCAAGGGCAGGTCATCCTTTGCAACCACCAGGACAGAAAAGTGCTAGTGCACCATCTAG GTTTAAGTTCCGAACTAGTGGTATCCCCAATCCCGCCTTACCGGAAGGTGGATCTACAGGAACTGGAAATACTAATGGAACAAATACAGTGACTCCTATTGCAAATGTGGTATTGCGTCTACGAAGTAGCTGTACTGGTGGTAGTTCTGCATTACCAACTTCAGTGACAGGAGTGGGTGCCTCCGGTGCTGCTGAAAATCTTGTCAAGGAATTGCTCAATTCTCACTCAGACCCACAGAAATTGACTCGGGCAATACTCACTGCTTCAAGTAGTTATTCAAATATAACTAACGTTCAG GTTTCTTCCGGAAGTAAGAGTTACTCAGTAAAAGTACCATTGGAGTTGACAACAGATGAATTAAAGAACTGGTTGAAGTTAGTTTGTGCTGGTGTAGGATGCTGTGTTGGAATGATAGAAATAGACACAGGAGAGGCTGCTGGCCGGCCTTGCACACTGTGTGGTGAATCTACTTCTAACACTGTTACATCTGCAGCTCCTGTGAAAAGGGCAAAAAGT gAGTCACCTACTGGTAGCCCAGTAAATGGTTCTGGAGAGGCATCGGGCGGGAAGATGGCGCGCGTGTCGCCGGAGAGGCCGGAGCCCGCGTCGTCCACGACgggcgcgccgccgccgccctcGCCCGCCACGGCGCCCGCCGACTGGTCCGTGGAGGATGTGATAGGCTTCATAGCCGCCGCTGACCAGGCTCTAGCGGCTCATGCTGATCTCTTCAGAAAACAT GAAATAGATGGAAAAGCCCTGCTATTACTGAATTCAGATATGATGATGAAATACATGGGATTAAAGCTTGGCCCTGCattgaaaatatgtaatttagtttcgaaaattaaaaatcgtCGACACTATAGCACTTAG
- the LOC124543724 gene encoding organic cation transporter-like protein: MELQNHKEENGISSNRNVPNQDIIQRVIGSFGKYQLYLCLLIFLSKFPVAFHQMAIIFLSPKVEYNCGGSSDGICPCPNPQYNTSIFTNSIIMEWNLICDRKWLTSFTQTLFQLGTLLGSVLFGMASDRFGRIKPLLLAVVIQVSMGIVAAYVPDFWTFTFIRFLVGMSVGGTMVTGFVIVMEFVGTKYRDVISALYQVPFNMGHMLLPVFGYFFRDYKDFQLAISLPGIILLSYFFLIPETPRWLIAVHKTDEAITILERVAKVNNRPTENIRRDVELYQESVQKSQLKKGNILDLFRTPNLRKNILAMSFNWLTCSYCFYGVSQYVGQLSGNVFVNVAASASVTLLGTLASIPLMKVIGRRTILIVFNAICGLCLLVLCVIPEGVGSVVCASIGVVASFIVFVLVYLYCTELFPTVVRNAALGFSSMMARVGSMLAPFVIELRDVALWMPPLIFAIFPLVAACIAFVLPETKGCELMTTIEEGEQFGKKKSTTSKT; this comes from the exons ATGGAGCTTCAAAATCACAAAGAGGAAAATG gcaTAAGTTCAAATCGAAATGTTCCGAATCAAGATATCATACAAAGAGTGATAGGCTCTTTCGGAAAATATCAGTTATACTtatgtttattgatatttttatcaaagtttCCGGTGGCTTTTCACCAGATGGCCATTATATTCCTATCGCCAAAAGTAGAATACAATTGTGGGGGTTCTAGTGATGGAATATGCCCATGTCCGAATCCACAATATAACACTTCGATATTTACAAACTCAATTATTATGGAATGGAATTTGATATGTGATAGAAAATGGCTGACGAGTTTTACGCAAACGTTGTTTCAACTAGGAACTTTATTGGGCAGTGTACTGTTTGGAATGGCTTCTGATAG GTTTGGAAGAATAAAGCCTCTCTTACTAGCAGTTGTTATTCAAGTCTCGATGGGCATAGTTGCCGCATATGTACCAGACTTTTGGACGTTTACGTTCATTCGATTTTTAGTAGGAATGTCTGTTGGAGGTACAATGGTCACCGGTTTTGTAATTGTTATGGAATTTGTTGGGACAAAATATCGAGATGTCATTTCGGCACTTTATCAAGTCCCATTTAATATGGGTCACATGTTGCTGCCAGTTTTTGGATATTTCTTCAGGGACTACAAGGACTTTCAATTAGCGATATCTTTACCAGGAATTATCCTCCTTTCATATTTCTTTCTAATACCCGAGACGCCTCGTTGGTTGATAGCAGTACATAAAACGGATGAAGCTATTACAATATTGGAACGAGTAGCTAAAGT aaataatcgTCCGACCGAAAACATAAGAAGGGATGTGGAATTATATCAAGAATCGGTTCAAAAGAGTCAacttaaaaaaggaaatatattgGATCTTTTTCGGACACCGAATTTGAGAAAAAACATTTTGGCGATGTCGTTCAACTGGTTGACTTGCAGTTACTGTTTCTATGGAGTCTCACAATACGTTGGTCAATTAAGTGGTAATGTTTTTGTAAACGTGGCAGCGAGTGCCAGCGTCACTCTACTCGGGACCTTAGCGTCTATACCTTTAATGAAAGTAATTGGTAGAAGAACTATTTTGATAGTGTTTAATGCTATATGCGGTTTATGTTTGTTAGTTTTATGCGTTATCCCAGAAGGCGTAGGTTCTGTTGTTTGTGCAAGTATTGGAGTAGTAGCTAGCTTCATTGTTTTCGTGTTAGTATACTTATATTGTACAGAATTATTTCCAACAGTTGTACGAAACGCTGCTCTTGGATTTTCTTCAATGATGGCGCGTGTAGGTTCGATGTTGGCACCTTTTGTGATAGAATTGAGAGACGTTGCTCTCTGGATGCCTCCACTAATCTTTGCGATATTCCCACTTGTAGCAGCGTGTATAGCGTTCGTTCTCCCTGAGACTAAAGGTTGTGAGTTGATGACTACAATAGAGGAGGGAGAACAATTTGGCAAAAAGAAATCAACAACAAGTAAaacatag
- the LOC124543831 gene encoding organic cation transporter protein-like isoform X1, whose protein sequence is MCTYKSILFLNLIDGNITYYLLDQVILYNQCENVNVLTWIVTLETLDHLDLLVICVINIKFLILITYFHNYFNMVQINALIGNFGKYHIWLCIMVFLSKFFVAFHQMAILFLAPPVQYICPHNKTCCDVPVYDKTEFTRTIVTEWNLICHKSWQKDFTQTIFQFGVLIGSLVFGLASDRFGRRTALLVAIILEIFTGLITAIMPEYWSFTVLRMFLGTAVGGVMVVSFVLLMEFVGCPHRETLSIIFHIPFIMGHIVLAVFGYYIRDYVHFQISISAVSLAQLFYICVLPESPRWLLSRNKTFQAIKNMEHIAKINNLPIHEIRREIETFQLDSVMISRRKQTIIDLLRNSYLRRNLLIMSFSWFVSGYCYYGVSQFISRLTGNIFLNVMTSGGGCLCGCILAIPLIKFMGRKTLIISFNIASSVCLITIVLIPEDVGTLIVACVADLFSFMAFIVLYLYCSEMFPTVVRNAAIGISSMMARFGSMIAPFVANFRIYGKWCAPVAFGVPPMIAAVLCIFLPETKGTELLMTIEESGTSDRNTYTPSRNRSTVSEEHIRERNY, encoded by the exons atGTGTACTTATaagtctatattatttttaaatttaatagatgggaatataacatattatttattagatcaagtaatattatataatcaatgtGAAAACGTTAATGTTTTAACCTGGATTGTAACATTGGAGACGCTTGACCATCTAGATTTACTTGTAAtatgtgtaattaatattaaatttttaattttaattacatattttcacaattattttaatatggtgCAAATAAATGCTCTTATCGGAAACTTCGGAAAGTATCATATATGGCTTTGCATTATGGtctttttaagtaaattttttgtAGCTTTCCATCAGATGGCTATATTATTTTTGGCTCCTCCAGTGCAATACATTTGTCCTCACAATAAAACATGTTGTGACGTGCCTGTTTATGATAAGACCGAGTTCACTCGGACCATTGTAACGGAATGGAATTTAATATGTCATAAATCGTGGCAAAAGGATTTTACACAAACTATTTTTCAATTTGGAGTGCTAATTGGGAGCCTTGTATTTGGTCTTGCGTCAGACAG ATTCGGTAGAAGAACAGCCTTGCTCGTTGCAATTATCCTTGAAATTTTCACTGGATTGATAACCGCTATTATGCCTGAATACTGGAGCTTCACCGTATTACGAATGTTTTTGGGAACAGCTGTTGGCGGAGTGATGGTCGTTTCATTTGTTCTACTGATGGAATTCGTTGGCTGCCCACACAGAGAGACTCTATCTATTATTTTTCACATTCCATTTATTATGGGACATATTGTATTAGCTGTTTTTGGATATTATATAAGAGATTATGTACATTTTCAAATAAGCATATCTGCTGTTAGTTTAGCTCAGCTGTTTTACATATGTGTGTTGCCTGAATCGCCCAGATGGCTTTTGTCAAGGAATAAAACATTCCAAGCTATAAAAAATATGGAACACATAGCTAAAAT AAACAATCTTCCAATACACGAAATTCGGCGAGAAATTGAGACATTTCAACTGGATTCTGTAATGATCAGTCGTCGAAAACAaactattattgatttattacgCAATTCTTATTTAAGAAGAAATTTATTGATTATGTCGTTTTCATGGTTTGTATCAGGATATTGCTATTACGGAGTCTCGCAATTTATCAGTCGTTTGACAggaaatatctttttaaatgtGATGACAAGCGGCGGCGGTTGCTTGTGTGGGTGTATTTTAGCCATTCCACTTATAAAATTCATGGGTAGGAAGACACtgattattagttttaatattgcaaGTAGTGTTTGTCTCATAACCATTGTCTTAATTCCAGAAGATGTTGGTACTTTAATAGTTGCCTGTGTCGCCGATTTATTTAGTTTCATGGCATTCATTGTCCTTTACTTGTATTGTTCTGAAATGTTTCCGACGGTTGTACGAAACGCTGCTATAGGTATATCGTCAATGATGGCGCGGTTTGGTTCCATGATAGCACCGTTTGTTGCTAACTTTCGAATCTATGGGAAATGGTGTGCTCCTGTTGCTTTTGGAGTACCACCAATGATTGCTgctgttttgtgtatatttctACCGGAGACAAAGGGTACTGAACTCTTAATGACTATAGAAGAAAGTGGTACCTCAGATCGTAACACTTACACGCCTTCCCGGAATAGGAGCACGGTTTCAGAAGAACATATAAGGGaaaggaattattaa
- the LOC124543831 gene encoding organic cation transporter protein-like isoform X2, whose amino-acid sequence MPEYWSFTVLRMFLGTAVGGVMVVSFVLLMEFVGCPHRETLSIIFHIPFIMGHIVLAVFGYYIRDYVHFQISISAVSLAQLFYICVLPESPRWLLSRNKTFQAIKNMEHIAKINNLPIHEIRREIETFQLDSVMISRRKQTIIDLLRNSYLRRNLLIMSFSWFVSGYCYYGVSQFISRLTGNIFLNVMTSGGGCLCGCILAIPLIKFMGRKTLIISFNIASSVCLITIVLIPEDVGTLIVACVADLFSFMAFIVLYLYCSEMFPTVVRNAAIGISSMMARFGSMIAPFVANFRIYGKWCAPVAFGVPPMIAAVLCIFLPETKGTELLMTIEESGTSDRNTYTPSRNRSTVSEEHIRERNY is encoded by the exons ATGCCTGAATACTGGAGCTTCACCGTATTACGAATGTTTTTGGGAACAGCTGTTGGCGGAGTGATGGTCGTTTCATTTGTTCTACTGATGGAATTCGTTGGCTGCCCACACAGAGAGACTCTATCTATTATTTTTCACATTCCATTTATTATGGGACATATTGTATTAGCTGTTTTTGGATATTATATAAGAGATTATGTACATTTTCAAATAAGCATATCTGCTGTTAGTTTAGCTCAGCTGTTTTACATATGTGTGTTGCCTGAATCGCCCAGATGGCTTTTGTCAAGGAATAAAACATTCCAAGCTATAAAAAATATGGAACACATAGCTAAAAT AAACAATCTTCCAATACACGAAATTCGGCGAGAAATTGAGACATTTCAACTGGATTCTGTAATGATCAGTCGTCGAAAACAaactattattgatttattacgCAATTCTTATTTAAGAAGAAATTTATTGATTATGTCGTTTTCATGGTTTGTATCAGGATATTGCTATTACGGAGTCTCGCAATTTATCAGTCGTTTGACAggaaatatctttttaaatgtGATGACAAGCGGCGGCGGTTGCTTGTGTGGGTGTATTTTAGCCATTCCACTTATAAAATTCATGGGTAGGAAGACACtgattattagttttaatattgcaaGTAGTGTTTGTCTCATAACCATTGTCTTAATTCCAGAAGATGTTGGTACTTTAATAGTTGCCTGTGTCGCCGATTTATTTAGTTTCATGGCATTCATTGTCCTTTACTTGTATTGTTCTGAAATGTTTCCGACGGTTGTACGAAACGCTGCTATAGGTATATCGTCAATGATGGCGCGGTTTGGTTCCATGATAGCACCGTTTGTTGCTAACTTTCGAATCTATGGGAAATGGTGTGCTCCTGTTGCTTTTGGAGTACCACCAATGATTGCTgctgttttgtgtatatttctACCGGAGACAAAGGGTACTGAACTCTTAATGACTATAGAAGAAAGTGGTACCTCAGATCGTAACACTTACACGCCTTCCCGGAATAGGAGCACGGTTTCAGAAGAACATATAAGGGaaaggaattattaa
- the LOC124543832 gene encoding lysocardiolipin acyltransferase 1-like: MATGVLVCAAWYYTILAGFYVLYCPVLYLMFIKHILYRRVVDLLFSLWELYPVALFQWCCNTELHHYGDHVNPDETTIIVMNHRTRVDWNYVWIALYHATQKREGNADCTCKDKNIKKPELNILNAITRGKSKIKFVLKDEIKTVPGMGWIMQLNYFLYVKRNWQQDEVSMTQFVDYYKRLRYHQQVVLFPEGTDLSEDNRRRSEKFALSRQLPNFEYVLHPRTTGWAVLCSRLRNSGLASVYDVTVAYDAPAQTEMDLLHGKMPKHVHFHFKRYDIEDLPYEEEELRNWLQDRWKEKNASLERFHKDGSFIDFPLNGAPKIQVPRPLGVAKLAFVFWTVIDVLFIYWLYCSVLFKFWVIYHTLLFILVTKYFGGFHNIQYRILDKINIR; this comes from the exons ATGGCGACAGGCGTGCTGGTTTGTGCTGCTTGGTATTATACCATCTTAGCAG GGTTTTACGTACTTTATTGTCcagttttgtatttaatgttcATAAAACATATACTATATAGAAGAGTAGTGGATTTACTTTTCTCGCTATGGGAGCTGTATCCTGTG GCATTATTTCAATGGTGCTGCAACACGGAACTGCATCATTACGGTGATCATGTGAATCCAGATGAAACGACTATAATTGTAATGAACCATCGTACCAGAGTGGATTGGAATTATGTATGGATAGCTCTGTATCACGCGACTCAAAAACGCGAAGGAAATGCTGACTGCACatgtaaagataaaaatattaagaaaccaGAACTTAATATACTTAATGCTATCACAAGAGggaaatcaaaaattaaattcgttttGAAAGATGAAATTAAAACGGTTCCAGGAATGG GTTGGATAATGCagcttaattattttctatacgtGAAGAGGAACTGGCAACAGGATGAAGTAAGCATGACACAGTTCGTAGACTATTATAAGAGGCTTCGATATCATCAGCAGGTCGTGTTATTTCCGGAAGGAACCGATTTAAGCGAAGACAATAGACGTCGCAGTGAAAAATTCGCTCTATCAAGACAATTGCCG AACTTTGAGTATGTTTTGCACCCGCGCACCACAGGCTGGGCCGTACTTTGTTCCCGTTTGCGTAATTCCGGACTTGCGTCTGTGTATGACGTCACAGTTGCCTACGATGCGCCCGCGCAGACTGAGATGGACTTACTGCATGGTAAAATGCCTAAGCACGTACATTTTCACTTCAAAcg TTACGATATTGAAGATTTACCGTACGAAGAGGAAGAACTGAGAAATTGGCTTCAAGATCGTTGGAAGGAAAAGAATGCGAGTCTAGAGAGATTTCATAAAGACG gtTCATTCATCGACTTCCCGTTGAATGGCGCACCAAAGATACAAGTACCTCGTCCTCTTGGGGTTGCCAAACTGGCATTTGTGTTCTGGACCGTTATAGACGTCTTATTTATCTACTGGCTGTATTGCAGCGTATTGTTCAAGTTTTGGGTTATATATCACACATTACTATTCATACTAGTGACGAAATATTTCGGTGGTtttcataatattcaatatagaattCTAGACAAGATAAATATTAGGTAA
- the LOC124543524 gene encoding organic cation transporter protein-like yields MSAEDTIETIIGRFGKYQIWILFLITLGRFPTEYQITNVVFIMPSVEYVCMDENAYNLTNHCPCANPQYDQSTIVSSVTSTWNLICERQQLASLTQSMLQVGILIGSIFYGQLSDRYGRKFACLLALTSEIVFVALSAASSELWMFIVARFFIGTAVGGTMLCCYIIIIELSGKSFRPYLTGLIEISYILGYFTLPMIAYYLRDWRHLQLATSVPWVFVMLYYYLIPESPRWLITMGQKERAIQILTHIAIKNKRPTNNISALVEGAVMESQTSSDKQHANYTDLFKTPKIRAYTLIIACVWMCCSHTFFGINQYIGRLQGNIYLNVMVSSVSLIPGLVLVVLASLYLRRKIAVITSFVVAGASLLIFIFIPADMRIVELSLAMIGQIGAYTAFVQVYLYSSEIFPTVVRNSAMGFASVFARFGGFIAPFVVNIGIEWASLVIFTILAFCAGFLCYFLPETKDIVLLNTIDQTEKSKERKTIS; encoded by the exons ATGTCAGCTGAAGATACGATAGAAACGATCATAGGTCGTTTTGGAAAATACCAAATATGGATTTTGTTTCTAATAACACTTGGAAGGTTCCCCACTGAATACCAGATAACCAATGTCGTGTTCATCATGCCAAGTGTTGAATATGTGTGTATGGATGAAAATGCGTATAACTTGACCAATCACTGCCCGTGTGCAAATCCTCAATATGACCAAAGTACTATCGTGAGTTCAGTGACCAGTACTTGGAATCTTATATGTGAAAGGCAGCAGCTGGCAAGTTTGACACAGTCAATGTTGCAAGTGGGTATTCTTATTGGGAGTATATTCTATGGACAATTATCTGATAg GTACGGCCGTAAATTTGCCTGTTTACTGGCCCTCACTTCAGAAATTGTCTTTGTGGCCTTATCCGCGGCGTCATCGGAATTATGGATGTTCATCGTAGCACGGTTTTTTATTGGAACAGCTGTTGGAGGAACAATGCTTTGCTGCTATATCATCATAATTGAACTCAGTGGAAAATCCTTTAGACCATATCTTACGGGATTAATTGAAATATCGTACATATTGGGCTATTTCACGCTCCCCATGATCGCTTATTATTTACGCGATTGGAGACACCTCCAACTGGCCACGTCAGTACCTTGGGTGTTTGTTATGCTTTACTATTATCTTATACCAGAGTCACCCAGATGGTTGATAACAATGGGTCAAAAAGAAAGagctatacaaatattaactcaCATTGCCATAAA AAACAAAAGACCAACTAATAACATAAGCGCTTTAGTTGAAGGAGCTGTAATGGAATCGCAAACTAGTAGTGATAAGCAACATGCGAATTATACAGATCTGTTCAAAACTCCGAAGATCAGAGCGTATACGTTGATCATCGCCTGCGTTTGGATGTGCTGTTCACATACATTCTTTGGCATCAATCAATACATTGGTCGGCTTCAAGGAAACATTTATCTCAATGTAATGGTTTCATCAGTAAGTCTTATACCTGGATTGGTCTTAGTCGTTTTGGCCTCTTTGTACCTTAGAAGGAAGATCGCAGTTATTACAAGTTTTGTCGTAGCTGGAGCCtcgctattaatatttatatttataccggCCGATATGCGAATTGTAGAATTATCACTCGCCATGATAGGTCAAATCGGAGCTTACACGGCTTTTGTTCAAGTATATTTGTATTCATCGGAAATTTTCCCAACtgtagtaagaaattctgcaaTGGGATTTGCTTCAGTTTTTGCGCGATTCGGTGGTTTTATTGCAccttttgttgtaaatataggAATAGAATGGGCATCTCtcgtaatatttactattttagcATTTTGTGCtggatttttatgttatttcttACCGGAAACTAAAGACATTGTGCTTTTGAATACAATTGATCAAACAGAAAAATCAAAGGAACGTAAAACCATAAGCTAA